In Francisella hispaniensis FSC454, a genomic segment contains:
- a CDS encoding amino acid permease encodes MALAKTLKPRHIELIALGGIIGSCFFLGTGYVLAEVGPAAILAYILAGIIVYAVTLCLAELTANSPNSGSFIYYTAKYVSPAIACGMGWSYWLNWIIYIPSECIAGGIIMHTFLPAVPTYMWATLFGLFITIINLTKVKIFGEIEFWLALIKIIALGLFSIVAILIFFDIIQNNTGGTLGGTYIVSDGGFFPKGKLILITTMVILLVNFQGSEIIGLAASESNNAEKQMPRIAKHVAIRIVGLYVIPVFLLATIFPWQEMNLNDSVFATALQYYHLDKFAAVFAFVVLIAAFSCANSGFYAAVRSLYGLSRARMAPSIFRKLNSSAIPHFAVYVSIIAVWTFLILSFKLSASAAFTNLLAMSGFTATICWICICWSQYNFRKQVIQRNATDKMLFKAPLFPYISLFGIWVQVLCLVLTLFNDELRGAFYFGAPAMIIPCCIYFFVSKKKNTKLVDRSISLKKVF; translated from the coding sequence ATGGCACTTGCTAAAACTCTAAAACCTCGCCACATAGAGCTAATAGCTTTAGGCGGTATCATTGGCTCTTGTTTCTTCTTAGGTACAGGTTACGTATTAGCAGAAGTTGGACCAGCTGCTATTTTGGCCTATATTCTAGCTGGAATCATCGTATATGCAGTGACTTTATGCTTAGCCGAACTAACAGCCAATTCCCCAAATTCTGGATCATTTATATATTACACTGCCAAATATGTGTCACCAGCTATAGCATGTGGCATGGGCTGGTCATATTGGCTTAACTGGATAATTTATATCCCTTCAGAATGTATTGCTGGTGGAATAATCATGCATACATTTCTACCTGCAGTACCTACTTATATGTGGGCTACTTTATTTGGCTTATTTATAACTATCATAAATCTTACTAAAGTAAAAATTTTTGGTGAGATTGAGTTTTGGCTGGCATTAATAAAAATTATAGCACTTGGCCTATTTAGTATAGTTGCGATACTGATATTTTTTGACATCATTCAAAATAATACTGGTGGTACGCTAGGAGGCACTTATATAGTTAGCGATGGCGGCTTTTTTCCTAAAGGCAAACTTATCTTAATAACAACTATGGTGATACTATTAGTAAATTTCCAAGGTTCAGAGATTATTGGATTAGCTGCAAGCGAATCTAATAACGCTGAAAAACAAATGCCAAGAATCGCTAAACATGTTGCAATAAGAATAGTTGGCCTGTATGTAATACCAGTTTTCCTCCTTGCAACAATCTTCCCATGGCAAGAGATGAACTTAAATGATTCTGTTTTTGCGACAGCTCTGCAATATTACCATCTAGATAAATTTGCTGCGGTATTTGCATTTGTAGTCCTTATAGCTGCATTTTCTTGTGCTAATAGTGGCTTTTATGCGGCTGTTCGCTCATTATATGGCTTATCCAGAGCAAGAATGGCTCCGAGCATATTTAGAAAACTAAATTCATCAGCAATACCGCACTTTGCAGTTTATGTAAGTATAATAGCTGTATGGACATTTTTAATACTTTCATTTAAATTATCAGCTTCTGCTGCCTTTACTAACCTATTAGCAATGTCAGGATTTACTGCAACAATTTGTTGGATTTGTATATGCTGGTCGCAATATAACTTTAGAAAACAAGTTATACAACGAAATGCTACTGATAAAATGCTATTTAAAGCGCCTCTATTTCCTTATATCTCATTATTTGGCATATGGGTACAAGTTTTATGTTTGGTTTTAACATTATTTAACGATGAGCTAAGAGGTGCTTTCTATTTTGGTGCTCCTGCGATGATTATACCTTGTTGTATATATTTCTTTGTATCAAAAAAGAAAAACACAAAGCTCGTTGATAGATCTATTTCTTTAAAAAAGGTATTTTAA
- a CDS encoding phosphomannose isomerase type II C-terminal cupin domain, with protein sequence MSEINQLGKVYERPWGTYQTINFTDKSQTKIITVKPQGQLSLQKHFKRAEHWVVVTGRPTITVDDNVREYNVGEHIFIPKEAIHRLENFTDSDIQIIEVQVGDYLGEDDIVRLEDIYKRN encoded by the coding sequence ATGTCTGAAATAAACCAACTAGGCAAAGTCTATGAGCGCCCATGGGGAACTTATCAAACAATTAATTTTACTGACAAAAGCCAAACAAAAATAATTACTGTAAAACCACAAGGTCAACTTTCATTACAAAAGCATTTTAAGAGAGCTGAGCACTGGGTGGTTGTAACTGGTAGACCAACTATTACTGTAGATGATAATGTACGTGAATATAATGTTGGTGAGCATATATTTATACCTAAAGAAGCTATACATAGGCTTGAGAATTTTACAGATAGCGATATTCAGATTATAGAAGTACAAGTTGGTGATTATCTTGGTGAAGATGATATCGTGCGCTTAGAGGATATTTATAAGCGTAATTAA
- a CDS encoding S-(hydroxymethyl)glutathione dehydrogenase/class III alcohol dehydrogenase: MSVKSKAAVAYKAGEPLSVEIVNVGLPKDNEVLVEIKATGICHTDAYTLSGRDPEGLFPAILGHEGAGEVIAVGKNVTSVKPGDHVIALYTPECRECEYCLNPKTNLCQAIRQTQGRGVMPDGSSRFTTLDGREIYHYMGCSTFSNYTVLPEIAVAKIRKDAPLDKVCYIGCGVTTGIGAVVKTANVEAGSSVVVFGLGGIGLNVIQGAKLVGAGQIVGVDINNDKKSLAEKYGMTDFVNPNEIDEDLVQHLIRLTGGGADYSFECIGNTTVMRQALECAHKGWGVSVIIGVAGAGEEISTRPFQLVTGRTWKGSAFGGMRGRTDVPMIVDWYMDGRIDIDNLITANIKIDDINKGFAEMHNNIRTVVTF; this comes from the coding sequence ATGAGTGTAAAGTCTAAAGCTGCTGTAGCATATAAAGCGGGTGAGCCGCTTTCTGTAGAAATTGTCAATGTAGGTTTACCCAAAGATAATGAGGTGTTAGTTGAAATTAAGGCAACTGGAATCTGTCATACAGATGCATATACATTATCAGGTAGAGATCCCGAGGGGCTCTTTCCTGCTATATTGGGTCATGAAGGTGCTGGTGAAGTAATAGCAGTTGGTAAAAATGTTACTTCTGTTAAGCCAGGTGACCATGTAATAGCATTATATACACCAGAGTGTAGAGAGTGTGAGTATTGTCTAAACCCTAAAACTAACCTATGCCAAGCAATTAGGCAAACTCAAGGTAGAGGAGTTATGCCAGATGGTAGCTCAAGATTTACTACTCTAGACGGCAGAGAAATTTATCATTATATGGGTTGCTCGACATTTTCAAACTATACAGTATTACCAGAAATTGCGGTTGCTAAAATTCGCAAAGATGCGCCTTTAGATAAGGTTTGCTATATTGGTTGTGGTGTTACAACTGGCATTGGTGCTGTAGTTAAGACAGCTAATGTTGAAGCTGGCTCAAGTGTGGTGGTGTTTGGCTTGGGTGGTATTGGCTTAAATGTAATCCAAGGCGCTAAACTTGTCGGTGCTGGGCAAATAGTTGGTGTTGATATTAACAATGATAAAAAGTCACTAGCAGAAAAGTATGGTATGACAGACTTTGTTAATCCTAATGAAATTGATGAAGATTTGGTTCAACATCTTATCCGCTTGACTGGTGGTGGGGCAGATTATAGCTTTGAATGTATCGGTAACACAACAGTTATGCGTCAAGCTTTAGAATGTGCGCATAAAGGCTGGGGAGTTAGTGTGATTATAGGAGTTGCCGGAGCAGGTGAAGAGATCTCTACACGGCCATTTCAACTAGTGACAGGACGTACATGGAAAGGTTCAGCATTTGGGGGAATGCGCGGTAGGACAGATGTACCAATGATTGTTGATTGGTATATGGATGGTAGGATCGATATCGATAATCTTATTACAGCAAATATCAAAATTGATGATATTAATAAAGGTTTTGCCGAAATGCACAATAATATTAGAACAGTTGTTACTTTTTAG